A single genomic interval of Ramlibacter sp. harbors:
- a CDS encoding cytochrome P450 → MSFAASTITPALSPDRAQALAASLDLRDLPADFYANPYPVYALLRQTEPVKRMPDGSYFLTRHADLVAVYRDAQTFSSDKKVEFAPKYGAGSSLFEHHTTSLVFNDPPLHTRVRKLIMGALTRRAIADMEPGLVELVDRLLDAIEARGGGDLIEDFASAIPVEIIGNLLGVPHADRGPLRDWSLAILGALEPRLTPEQDALGNRSVSEFVAYLRELVKHRRAHPGDPEHDVLTRLIQGESAGDRLSEVELLQNCVFILNAGHETTTNLIGNALVTLQEWPQAKADLLSKMQHAVAAPSGLEALLTLAVDEFLRFESSNQLGNRRALRACEIGGVLLEEGALVTLCIGAANRDPAQFAHPDQLDLARENNRHLAFGFGIHQCAGLSLARLEGRVAIGRFLQRFPGYRLTAAPQRGGRARFRGFLHAPFSVA, encoded by the coding sequence GACTTCTACGCCAACCCCTACCCCGTGTACGCGCTGCTGCGCCAGACCGAGCCGGTCAAGCGCATGCCCGACGGCTCGTATTTCCTCACGCGCCATGCCGACCTGGTGGCGGTGTACCGCGACGCGCAGACCTTCAGCTCCGACAAGAAGGTGGAGTTCGCGCCCAAGTACGGCGCCGGTTCCTCGCTGTTCGAGCACCACACCACCAGCCTGGTGTTCAACGACCCGCCGCTGCACACGCGCGTGCGCAAGCTCATCATGGGCGCGCTCACGCGCCGCGCCATTGCCGACATGGAGCCCGGCCTGGTCGAGCTGGTGGACCGGCTGCTGGACGCCATCGAGGCGCGCGGTGGCGGCGACCTGATCGAGGACTTTGCATCGGCCATCCCGGTGGAAATCATCGGCAACCTGCTGGGCGTTCCGCATGCCGACCGCGGCCCGCTGCGCGACTGGTCGCTGGCCATCCTCGGTGCGCTGGAGCCCCGGCTGACGCCGGAGCAGGACGCGCTGGGCAACCGCAGCGTGAGCGAGTTTGTGGCCTACCTGCGCGAGCTGGTCAAGCACCGGCGCGCCCACCCCGGCGACCCCGAGCACGACGTGCTCACGCGGCTGATCCAGGGCGAGTCGGCGGGTGACCGGCTCAGCGAGGTGGAGCTGCTGCAGAACTGCGTGTTCATCCTCAACGCGGGCCACGAGACCACCACCAACCTGATCGGCAACGCCCTTGTCACACTGCAGGAATGGCCGCAGGCCAAGGCCGATTTGCTATCAAAAATGCAGCACGCAGTGGCCGCCCCTTCTGGACTTGAAGCACTTTTGACCCTTGCCGTGGACGAATTCCTGCGGTTTGAGTCGTCCAACCAGCTGGGCAACCGCCGCGCCCTGCGGGCCTGCGAAATTGGCGGTGTGCTGCTGGAAGAAGGCGCGCTGGTCACCCTGTGCATAGGCGCCGCCAACCGCGACCCGGCCCAGTTTGCCCACCCCGACCAGCTGGACCTGGCGCGCGAGAACAACCGCCACCTGGCGTTCGGCTTTGGCATCCACCAGTGCGCGGGCCTGAGCCTGGCGCGGCTCGAAGGCCGCGTGGCCATCGGCCGCTTTTTGCAGCGCTTTCCGGGCTACCGCCTCACGGCGGCGCCGCAGCGCGGCGGCCGCGCGCGCTTCAGGGGCTTCTTGCATGCCCCGTTCAGCGTGGCCTAA